A genomic region of Candidatus Marimicrobium litorale contains the following coding sequences:
- a CDS encoding carotenoid oxygenase family protein, whose product MKAWPDNPFLQGYYEPITFEATAPDLVVEGEMPKDLNGTFYRNGPNPQFPPENEYHFFTGDGMVHAFTFDGGRVSHMNRWARTQRFEIEKRLGGSYFSGLNPLETDPRLLEFVLNDKQGVANTNVIWHGDRLLLLTEGFMPFQMDPKTLESLGTWDFYGKLKTSMTAHSRIDPRTGEMLFYSYWSSGPFTTGMELHKVSREGFVTESHAFEAPYAAMVHDFVVTDNYILFPVMPLTGSMDRAMAGQPPLAWEPEKGTRIGVMPRNGTPDAMVWIAADPCYVFHFMNGHDKGGVITLEACEFEHAPLFPFVNGDMTPVTNPNMSQWVIDMNDSNPSVSMRAIGDRGAEFPVIDPRFAMQEYRHGWYTSSDRKVPAPIPDSDFIYNAIDHIDVTTGEVDSYSFGNCYVTEPMFVPSEGAAEGEGYVLDLIYNRDTNTSDMCVFNSLDISAGPVARAKVSHRVPVSFHGTWVGA is encoded by the coding sequence ATGAAAGCATGGCCAGACAACCCCTTTCTGCAGGGCTATTATGAGCCCATTACATTTGAGGCGACGGCCCCTGATCTGGTGGTCGAGGGAGAGATGCCCAAAGATCTGAATGGCACATTTTATCGCAATGGGCCAAACCCGCAGTTTCCGCCTGAGAACGAGTATCACTTTTTCACGGGTGATGGAATGGTGCACGCTTTTACTTTTGACGGCGGCCGGGTGAGTCACATGAATCGCTGGGCGCGCACCCAGCGTTTCGAAATTGAAAAGCGTCTCGGGGGTTCTTACTTTAGTGGGCTCAATCCGCTTGAGACAGATCCCAGGCTTCTTGAATTTGTGCTCAACGATAAGCAGGGCGTCGCCAATACCAACGTTATTTGGCATGGCGATCGACTGTTGTTACTGACTGAGGGTTTCATGCCTTTTCAGATGGACCCGAAAACGCTTGAGTCACTGGGAACCTGGGACTTTTACGGCAAACTGAAAACGTCCATGACGGCGCACTCTCGCATTGACCCGCGCACCGGCGAGATGTTGTTTTATTCTTACTGGTCAAGTGGGCCATTCACCACGGGTATGGAGTTACATAAAGTGTCGAGGGAGGGTTTTGTCACCGAGTCTCACGCATTTGAGGCACCTTACGCCGCTATGGTTCATGATTTTGTAGTGACAGACAATTACATCCTGTTCCCGGTGATGCCGCTGACGGGCAGTATGGATCGGGCGATGGCGGGGCAGCCGCCTCTGGCCTGGGAGCCTGAGAAGGGAACAAGGATCGGTGTTATGCCGCGCAACGGCACGCCCGACGCCATGGTTTGGATAGCGGCGGACCCCTGCTATGTGTTTCATTTTATGAATGGCCACGACAAGGGTGGTGTCATTACGCTGGAGGCTTGCGAATTTGAGCACGCGCCGCTATTCCCCTTTGTCAATGGCGACATGACGCCGGTGACCAATCCGAATATGAGTCAGTGGGTTATCGATATGAACGACAGTAATCCTTCAGTCAGCATGCGGGCAATAGGTGACCGTGGTGCTGAATTCCCTGTTATTGATCCGCGTTTTGCCATGCAGGAGTATCGCCACGGCTGGTATACCTCCAGCGACAGAAAAGTACCCGCGCCGATTCCCGATTCAGATTTTATATACAACGCCATCGACCACATCGACGTCACTACCGGTGAAGTCGACAGCTACAGTTTTGGAAACTGTTATGTCACTGAACCAATGTTTGTTCCCAGTGAAGGGGCTGCGGAGGGTGAGGGATACGTGCTGGATCTGATATACAACCGAGACACCAATACCAGTGACATGTGCGTGTTCAATTCACTGGATATAAGTGCCGGTCCTGTCGCCCGGGCCAAGGTGTCTCATCGGGTGCCAGTGAGTTTTCATGGCACTTGGGTAGGTGCCTGA
- a CDS encoding TonB-dependent receptor, whose amino-acid sequence MAKRPLLLGLTLLVTALPSWSQTVQPDPLALEEVVVTATKRVESIQEVPMSVTAFTSEFFKDSGVTNLSQLQDYTPSLKITPGTDSNSTSIRIRGIGSVGTNVGIDPSVGTFIDGVYQGRAGMSIGDLIDIERIEILRGPQGTLYGKNTAAGAISIITKAPSPEALAAEVELQYNTDERAEVHAMVNVPFGDTGHAMRLTGYAIDGDHLYENTYNNEDLNNANKWGVKSRILFDGDTNPDRRLGEFLFTMDYTKEDTDCCALAVIDYDGLSTLNTPSLNAASAALSAQLGNNAQGNPILEWHSFEDSEGFLPPSPNAFDDDNYWVNADITNEVTIGGAALEWNRDLSNENTLTFINAWRHYESKSAYDGDFTAYDAVTGSQDIDFDQYSSEFRITSPGGETIDYQAGLYAFYSKMDSQGTFRQAVPLVTNINVGGFPLSNLFPDGTLNTDDNIYKTTSYAAFGQLIWNITDNFNTTFGLRYTYERKERDGSQITTPVSVIDIPPVAGPDVYYDEARNDDDWSPTIIARYFVTADIMTYASISRGFKSGGFNQRRELEGRNGEFDPETSTNYEIGWKSSTENRRLQFNGSLYFTNYDDFQAQAFDGNNLTVTNAGSMESYGVELDAVFVPMADMVAGAAIGYNKAEYQDFDNGQCTIQQSFNYYFVELDAQGGVPGTAVPACTQDLAGKAIDNAPEWTVSSYVQYEHDLTADLFGKVRVEHNYIDSFYLDQDLDPNLENDSVNLLNLRFTLSNMEQTWEAAIWGQNLLDEEYYAFGLDIPVMGGYAGVVAPGELYGITLRLYY is encoded by the coding sequence ATGGCGAAACGTCCTTTACTACTGGGCCTGACACTATTAGTCACAGCATTACCTTCATGGTCCCAGACCGTGCAACCCGATCCGCTTGCCCTTGAGGAAGTCGTCGTCACCGCAACTAAACGCGTGGAAAGCATTCAGGAAGTTCCCATGTCAGTAACGGCATTCACCAGTGAATTCTTTAAGGACTCCGGTGTAACCAATCTGTCGCAGCTGCAAGACTACACCCCCAGCCTGAAAATAACGCCGGGGACGGATTCCAACTCCACCTCAATCCGTATTCGCGGCATCGGGTCCGTGGGCACTAACGTCGGCATCGACCCCAGTGTCGGAACGTTTATAGACGGCGTGTACCAGGGTCGCGCCGGTATGAGTATCGGCGACCTGATCGATATCGAGCGTATCGAAATCCTGCGCGGCCCCCAGGGAACGCTCTACGGCAAGAATACCGCCGCCGGCGCAATCAGTATTATCACCAAGGCACCCTCACCCGAAGCGCTAGCGGCTGAGGTAGAACTGCAGTACAACACAGACGAACGAGCAGAGGTGCATGCCATGGTGAACGTACCCTTCGGTGACACGGGCCACGCCATGCGGCTGACAGGTTATGCCATCGACGGAGACCACCTGTACGAAAATACCTACAACAACGAAGATTTGAATAACGCGAACAAGTGGGGAGTGAAGTCCCGCATCCTGTTCGACGGCGATACCAATCCCGACCGCAGACTGGGCGAATTCCTCTTCACCATGGATTACACCAAGGAAGACACCGATTGCTGCGCACTCGCTGTCATAGACTACGATGGACTCTCTACACTGAACACTCCCAGCCTTAATGCAGCCTCTGCCGCGCTCTCTGCACAACTGGGCAACAATGCCCAAGGCAACCCGATACTGGAGTGGCACTCCTTCGAGGACTCCGAAGGCTTCCTGCCTCCCAGCCCCAACGCCTTTGACGACGACAACTACTGGGTGAATGCTGACATCACTAACGAAGTGACCATTGGCGGCGCGGCGCTGGAGTGGAACAGAGACCTGTCCAACGAAAACACCCTTACGTTCATCAATGCCTGGCGTCATTACGAGTCGAAGAGTGCCTACGATGGTGATTTCACCGCCTACGATGCCGTCACTGGCTCACAGGACATCGATTTTGACCAATATTCGTCAGAGTTCCGCATTACCTCCCCCGGCGGCGAAACCATCGATTACCAGGCCGGCCTCTACGCGTTTTATTCCAAAATGGATTCGCAGGGCACGTTCCGCCAGGCGGTTCCGCTCGTGACGAACATTAACGTCGGTGGGTTCCCTCTCAGTAATCTCTTTCCCGACGGCACACTCAACACCGATGACAACATTTATAAAACCACCAGCTATGCTGCCTTCGGGCAACTGATCTGGAACATTACCGACAATTTTAATACCACGTTCGGATTGCGTTACACCTACGAAAGAAAGGAGCGGGACGGCTCGCAGATCACTACGCCTGTTTCGGTAATCGATATCCCGCCCGTCGCAGGGCCCGACGTATACTACGACGAAGCCCGCAACGATGATGACTGGTCACCCACGATCATCGCCCGCTACTTTGTTACAGCAGACATCATGACTTACGCCAGCATCAGCCGTGGTTTCAAATCCGGCGGATTCAACCAGCGCCGTGAGCTGGAGGGCCGCAACGGTGAGTTCGATCCTGAGACGTCCACGAACTATGAAATTGGCTGGAAAAGCTCTACAGAGAACCGCCGCCTGCAATTCAACGGCTCCCTTTACTTCACCAACTACGATGATTTTCAGGCTCAAGCCTTCGATGGCAATAACCTGACGGTGACCAACGCAGGCTCAATGGAGAGCTACGGTGTGGAACTGGATGCTGTCTTTGTGCCCATGGCTGATATGGTCGCGGGAGCCGCCATCGGATATAACAAAGCAGAATATCAGGATTTCGACAATGGGCAGTGCACCATCCAACAGAGTTTTAACTATTACTTCGTCGAGCTGGATGCACAGGGCGGTGTTCCCGGAACAGCCGTTCCCGCCTGTACCCAGGATCTTGCCGGTAAGGCCATCGACAATGCACCCGAGTGGACGGTCAGCAGTTATGTGCAGTACGAGCATGACCTGACCGCTGACCTGTTTGGCAAGGTGCGCGTAGAACATAACTACATTGACAGTTTTTACCTCGACCAGGACCTTGATCCCAATCTGGAAAACGACTCGGTCAATCTGCTAAACCTGCGCTTTACCCTGAGCAACATGGAACAGACTTGGGAAGCAGCGATCTGGGGGCAGAATTTGCTCGATGAGGAGTATTACGCCTTCGGCCTGGATATCCCCGTGATGGGTGGTTACGCAGGCGTTGTCGCTCCAGGTGAACTGTACGGTATCACACTGCGACTTTACTATTAG
- a CDS encoding aromatic ring-hydroxylating oxygenase subunit alpha produces MTYVKKTENQSARFSGSSYQDLLDREARPVPASLRATADVSLGSEPLPIEGYLSPEWHELEKRRLWPRVWQSLCRESEISKAGDYYVQDIAATSVLVLRTERGEIRAYPNACLHRGRELKSGPEQGYGHANDLTCPFHGFRWNLDGSFDGMPCSWDFGHIDPQQFSLPSLRVDTWGGWVFVNIDGTAPPLPDYLGVMVDHFKRWSPEKTYKALHIKKVLRCNWKLAHEAFIESFHTAATHPQLLPYTGDANSQYDCFSDYISRTITPMGVVSPHSSATTQEQSVHQWLTVYGVAEEGELPDVPEGMSAREYLGDMNIARFSQMYGQDLSELATHSEVLDAILYSVFPNFAPWAGFRPNVTYRFLPWDDRHDMCTMEIMLMMRYPESQERPLDAPVMFVPADQTLRDTPGIEPGLARVFDQDFHNLPLVQKGLRSLRSGAIQLANYQEVRIRHFHHILSQYLNSDEDTV; encoded by the coding sequence ATGACTTACGTGAAGAAAACAGAGAATCAGTCGGCGCGATTTTCAGGATCCAGTTATCAGGATCTTCTTGATCGGGAGGCGAGGCCTGTTCCAGCGTCGCTACGAGCGACTGCAGACGTCAGCCTTGGCAGTGAGCCGCTGCCGATAGAGGGCTATTTATCGCCTGAGTGGCACGAGCTTGAAAAACGCAGGTTGTGGCCCCGTGTGTGGCAGTCATTGTGCCGAGAGAGCGAAATTAGTAAGGCGGGCGACTACTATGTGCAAGACATTGCCGCGACGTCCGTTTTAGTGCTGCGCACCGAAAGGGGCGAGATAAGGGCTTACCCTAACGCCTGCCTGCACCGGGGGCGTGAACTTAAGTCAGGCCCAGAACAGGGCTATGGCCATGCCAACGATCTTACCTGTCCGTTTCACGGTTTTCGCTGGAACCTCGATGGCAGTTTTGACGGAATGCCCTGCTCGTGGGATTTCGGCCATATCGATCCGCAGCAGTTCAGCCTCCCCAGCCTTCGAGTTGATACCTGGGGCGGCTGGGTCTTTGTCAATATTGATGGCACTGCCCCGCCTCTTCCAGATTATCTCGGCGTTATGGTGGATCACTTTAAACGCTGGTCTCCGGAGAAAACCTATAAGGCGCTGCATATTAAAAAAGTGTTGCGTTGCAACTGGAAGCTGGCCCACGAGGCTTTCATCGAATCTTTCCATACGGCGGCAACGCACCCGCAGTTGTTACCTTATACGGGTGATGCCAACTCTCAGTACGATTGTTTCAGCGATTACATTAGCAGGACTATAACCCCTATGGGTGTGGTCAGCCCTCACTCATCAGCTACGACACAGGAGCAGTCCGTGCACCAATGGCTTACAGTATACGGTGTAGCTGAAGAGGGAGAGTTGCCCGATGTCCCCGAGGGTATGAGCGCACGAGAATACCTGGGCGACATGAACATCGCGCGTTTTTCGCAAATGTATGGACAAGACTTGTCCGAACTAGCTACCCACAGTGAGGTGCTGGACGCCATTTTGTACTCAGTATTCCCCAACTTTGCGCCCTGGGCGGGTTTCCGCCCAAATGTGACGTACCGCTTTTTACCGTGGGATGATCGCCATGACATGTGCACGATGGAAATCATGTTGATGATGCGATACCCGGAGAGTCAGGAGAGGCCGCTTGATGCCCCCGTAATGTTTGTGCCGGCTGACCAGACACTGCGTGATACGCCAGGAATTGAACCCGGATTGGCCCGCGTATTTGATCAGGATTTTCACAACCTGCCGTTGGTGCAGAAAGGGCTGCGTTCGCTGCGTTCCGGTGCGATACAGCTGGCCAACTATCAAGAAGTCCGCATACGGCACTTCCACCATATTCTAAGCCAGTACCTGAATAGCGATGAGGACACTGTGTAA
- a CDS encoding LysR family transcriptional regulator, with translation MDIQRLDLNLLKVLDALLKDRSVSRAAERLNLSQPAMSHALKRLREQLNDPLMVRGSRGMEPTPYAEGLIEPLRLILGIVERDVLRQEPFDPLKTERSFTIGIDTHLANTFIPPLVSSTLTGAPHSSIHSRLLSSNFQHRPYLEGSVDLAIGTASNNPIKLSREYLFRDEICGIVRLGHPRYKKSVSLKMLANDFEHIGYYIKGEPTTIIDDLLADHGLRRHCPVTVSDLQGVNEILLNSDLLLVGAVKQVLATIDRFNIELPYHIIKLPGIVTQRYSSNVDMFWRPQDAEDPAHCWLRNQVREIGNTIESTKIRFEK, from the coding sequence ATGGATATACAAAGGCTGGACCTGAATCTTTTGAAGGTGCTGGACGCGTTGCTCAAGGACCGCAGCGTCTCCCGCGCGGCAGAACGCCTGAACCTGAGCCAACCCGCGATGAGCCATGCTCTGAAGCGCCTGCGTGAACAGTTGAACGACCCCCTAATGGTCAGGGGTTCCCGGGGCATGGAGCCCACGCCTTATGCGGAGGGCCTGATCGAACCGCTGCGCCTTATCCTCGGCATAGTGGAGCGGGATGTTTTAAGACAGGAGCCCTTCGACCCTCTCAAAACAGAGAGAAGCTTCACCATTGGTATCGACACTCATCTGGCCAATACCTTTATTCCACCGCTGGTCTCCAGCACTCTGACTGGTGCGCCCCACAGCAGCATCCACAGCAGGTTGCTGTCGTCGAATTTTCAACACAGGCCCTATCTCGAGGGGAGCGTGGATCTGGCCATCGGCACCGCATCGAACAACCCGATAAAACTGTCACGGGAATATCTGTTCCGTGATGAAATCTGCGGCATTGTGCGACTCGGCCACCCCAGGTACAAAAAGTCTGTCAGCCTGAAGATGCTGGCGAACGATTTCGAGCACATCGGTTACTACATCAAGGGCGAACCAACAACGATTATCGACGACTTACTTGCAGACCACGGCCTCAGGCGCCACTGTCCCGTAACCGTATCGGACTTACAGGGCGTCAATGAAATTCTACTGAACAGCGATCTGCTTCTGGTCGGCGCAGTAAAGCAAGTCCTTGCGACCATTGATCGCTTCAACATCGAACTGCCCTATCACATCATCAAGTTGCCCGGCATCGTGACACAGCGTTACTCGTCTAACGTGGATATGTTCTGGCGTCCACAGGACGCAGAGGATCCTGCTCACTGCTGGCTAAGGAATCAGGTGCGTGAGATAGGCAACACGATAGAATCAACCAAGATACGTTTTGAAAAATAG
- a CDS encoding carotenoid oxygenase family protein, producing MSQPMSDTNPFLNFPYGSIQMECDANDLIVEGEVPADLCGSLYRAGPNQRFSPRGDYHLFMGDGMVHAFHIENGKVDYNNRWVRTAKWKHEDRAGETLINPMNPFDCDPQYSDFVFTDKDGTANTATVWHGGRLLVMEEGHPPYEVDPRTLESIGSWNFRGKLNTAMTAHPKIDPDTGEMVFFAYMASGPFSSDVMLHKVNKDGILTDSIHIPTPYSAMVHDFVITENYIIVPIMPITGSLERAMEGGPPFAWEPEKGVHLGIIPRDSSSPEDVRWVEMDLCFTFHFMNGFDKDGVITIDGCQFEQAPLFPTPDGESTGKAQPFLTRWTIDMTKSDARATFEQIDEFESEFPQCDPRHASKAYRHGWYASTDGSNVSELDESLRFYNVLGHFDHEGTAQDRFNCGQSVVSEPIFVPAPGSDEEGKGYLLSVVTSFETRTSSLYIFNALKLADGPVAKVHLSHRIPAGFHGSWRQG from the coding sequence ATGTCTCAACCGATGTCAGATACCAATCCATTTCTTAACTTTCCCTATGGTTCGATCCAGATGGAATGCGATGCCAACGACCTGATCGTGGAGGGAGAAGTGCCTGCCGATCTCTGCGGAAGCTTATATAGAGCCGGTCCCAATCAGCGTTTCAGCCCTCGGGGCGACTACCATCTATTCATGGGTGACGGCATGGTGCACGCCTTCCATATTGAGAATGGAAAGGTCGACTACAACAATCGCTGGGTGCGCACCGCCAAATGGAAGCATGAGGACCGGGCCGGGGAGACATTGATCAATCCCATGAACCCGTTTGACTGCGACCCGCAGTACAGTGACTTTGTGTTCACTGACAAGGACGGTACCGCCAACACTGCAACAGTGTGGCACGGGGGTCGCTTGTTGGTTATGGAAGAGGGTCATCCGCCCTATGAGGTGGACCCAAGGACGCTTGAGTCTATTGGTAGCTGGAATTTTCGCGGCAAGCTGAACACAGCGATGACCGCGCATCCAAAGATCGACCCGGATACGGGCGAAATGGTATTTTTTGCTTATATGGCATCAGGACCATTTTCATCGGATGTGATGCTCCACAAAGTCAACAAGGACGGAATCCTGACGGACAGTATCCACATCCCCACGCCCTACTCAGCGATGGTGCACGATTTTGTCATCACGGAGAACTACATCATTGTTCCGATAATGCCGATTACCGGCAGCCTGGAGCGCGCAATGGAGGGTGGACCGCCTTTTGCCTGGGAACCTGAAAAAGGGGTGCATCTGGGCATTATTCCACGCGACAGCAGTTCTCCCGAGGACGTGCGATGGGTCGAGATGGATCTGTGTTTCACGTTCCATTTCATGAACGGTTTTGACAAGGACGGTGTTATCACTATCGATGGTTGCCAGTTCGAGCAGGCTCCTCTGTTCCCTACACCCGACGGCGAATCTACTGGCAAGGCGCAGCCTTTCCTCACCCGCTGGACGATCGATATGACCAAGAGCGACGCGCGCGCTACATTTGAGCAAATCGATGAGTTTGAATCGGAGTTTCCTCAGTGCGACCCTCGCCATGCCAGTAAGGCTTACCGCCATGGCTGGTACGCCTCCACCGATGGCAGTAATGTCAGCGAACTGGACGAGAGTCTTCGATTTTACAATGTGCTGGGGCACTTCGATCATGAGGGCACGGCGCAGGACAGGTTCAATTGTGGTCAGTCCGTGGTGTCTGAGCCTATTTTTGTGCCCGCCCCTGGATCTGACGAAGAGGGGAAAGGGTATTTGCTCTCAGTGGTGACCAGTTTCGAAACGAGGACGAGCAGTCTTTACATATTCAATGCCCTCAAGCTGGCAGATGGCCCGGTAGCCAAGGTGCACCTGTCGCATCGCATACCGGCTGGTTTTCACGGAAGTTGGCGCCAGGGCTGA
- a CDS encoding SDR family NAD(P)-dependent oxidoreductase — protein sequence MYCNPKSILITGASNGIGKALALHYAAPGITLFISGRDQARLDDVANACRNTGATVSGWIGDVTDEAGIRDWIISCDDQRPLNLVIANAGVALGATDVHGLHKAAVDSININVNGVFNTIHPALEIMSLRRPYPVRHAQVALMSSIMGYAGMARSPAYSSSKATIKHYGQALRGALRGMGIGVSVICPGYVSSAITAKNTSTMPFLISAEKAADIIANGLARDKPRITFPWQVMLIARLVINLPGLLVDKLNKPWGVPKLEDQPGHNAPD from the coding sequence ATGTATTGCAACCCAAAATCCATTCTCATTACGGGAGCCTCCAACGGTATCGGCAAGGCCCTCGCCCTGCACTATGCAGCTCCCGGCATCACGTTGTTCATCAGTGGCCGCGACCAGGCGCGACTGGATGACGTGGCTAATGCATGTCGGAATACCGGCGCCACCGTGTCCGGCTGGATTGGCGATGTGACCGATGAGGCCGGCATCCGCGACTGGATAATCTCGTGTGACGACCAGCGCCCACTCAATCTGGTTATTGCCAATGCAGGGGTCGCCCTGGGCGCCACTGACGTGCATGGCCTGCATAAAGCCGCTGTGGATTCCATCAACATCAACGTAAATGGCGTTTTCAATACCATACACCCCGCACTGGAAATCATGTCGCTACGTCGCCCCTACCCTGTCAGGCATGCACAGGTTGCTCTCATGAGCTCCATCATGGGGTACGCAGGCATGGCGCGGTCACCAGCATACTCCTCGTCCAAGGCCACTATTAAACACTACGGTCAGGCCTTGCGCGGCGCGCTCCGCGGAATGGGTATAGGCGTATCAGTGATCTGCCCGGGCTATGTCTCCAGTGCAATAACAGCCAAAAATACGTCCACCATGCCTTTCCTTATCAGCGCGGAAAAAGCCGCTGACATCATCGCCAATGGGCTTGCGCGAGACAAACCACGCATCACCTTTCCCTGGCAGGTGATGCTGATCGCAAGACTCGTCATTAACCTACCCGGCCTCCTCGTCGATAAACTCAATAAGCCCTGGGGCGTGCCGAAGCTGGAGGACCAGCCCGGGCACAATGCACCTGATTAG
- a CDS encoding TetR/AcrR family transcriptional regulator has translation MKSAKQKYHHGDLRAALLEAALAVLNELGPQGLSIREVARRAGVSHTAPYRHFADKDELILAVVEQGFELMQHTMTAEQDAAGPDPLAQFAASGFAYVNFALSHPAYYRVMFSGDLLSSKGHVAFQHTSSRAIREMVTDIKLGQEQGVLRPGDPVVQALTIWSTIHGFVSIVNDNRLSHLVGEDFSLDDIRVQVLVMIFDGLGVPERLEK, from the coding sequence GTGAAAAGCGCAAAACAAAAATACCATCATGGCGACTTGCGAGCGGCACTATTGGAAGCCGCTCTCGCCGTGTTGAACGAACTGGGACCACAGGGACTCTCTATCCGAGAAGTCGCGAGGCGGGCCGGCGTATCTCACACGGCGCCCTATCGGCACTTTGCCGATAAGGACGAGCTCATTCTGGCCGTGGTCGAGCAGGGTTTTGAACTCATGCAGCACACCATGACGGCGGAGCAGGACGCCGCGGGCCCAGATCCGTTGGCCCAGTTTGCTGCCAGCGGCTTTGCCTACGTGAACTTTGCCCTGTCACACCCCGCCTATTACCGGGTGATGTTCAGTGGCGACCTGCTCAGCAGCAAAGGACACGTGGCCTTCCAGCACACCAGTAGCCGGGCCATCCGCGAGATGGTGACCGATATCAAATTGGGCCAGGAGCAAGGGGTATTGCGCCCCGGTGACCCCGTCGTGCAGGCGTTGACAATCTGGTCAACGATCCACGGCTTCGTCTCCATCGTCAATGACAACCGCCTGAGCCATCTTGTTGGCGAGGATTTTTCTCTCGATGACATTCGGGTGCAGGTCCTGGTGATGATATTCGACGGGCTGGGGGTCCCCGAACGACTCGAAAAATAA
- a CDS encoding SDR family oxidoreductase, giving the protein MSVILVTGASTGIGQETALHFSRQGHDVYASVRNPDTATELKEKIVEEKLSAKIVRLDLVKPDTIKEAVATIVKDSGQLDVLIANAGIGAGSSVEETALDTVREIFETNYFGNVSLLQAVTPIMRQQQSGHIIMVGSLAGRYAAGCHAHYSASKWAMEGLCESLAQEMAEFNARVTIIEPGCVVTPMWTKVEASDTPPLYPENVKRLVRFFEFGLGRPAMPSDVADAIENAITDDKAPFRIPVGKDAVEVTSGRTKAGDEAWVSMLCRDNYDNFADGWKDIVGVEYYRD; this is encoded by the coding sequence ATGTCCGTCATCTTAGTTACCGGCGCCAGCACTGGCATCGGGCAGGAAACCGCCCTGCACTTCTCCCGTCAGGGCCACGACGTATATGCCTCGGTGCGCAATCCGGACACGGCGACCGAACTGAAAGAAAAAATCGTCGAGGAAAAACTGTCCGCAAAAATCGTACGCCTGGATCTGGTAAAGCCCGACACGATTAAAGAGGCTGTTGCTACTATCGTCAAGGACAGTGGCCAGCTCGATGTGCTGATTGCCAACGCCGGAATCGGTGCAGGCTCTTCTGTTGAAGAGACAGCACTGGACACGGTGCGGGAAATTTTTGAGACCAACTACTTCGGTAACGTAAGCCTGCTGCAGGCAGTCACTCCGATCATGCGCCAGCAGCAATCAGGACACATTATCATGGTGGGTTCGCTGGCCGGTCGCTATGCGGCAGGCTGCCACGCCCACTACTCTGCCTCCAAGTGGGCCATGGAAGGGCTTTGCGAGTCACTTGCCCAGGAAATGGCAGAGTTCAATGCACGGGTCACTATTATCGAGCCCGGCTGCGTGGTGACCCCTATGTGGACCAAAGTAGAGGCCTCTGATACACCGCCACTCTACCCTGAGAACGTCAAACGCCTGGTGAGGTTCTTCGAATTTGGACTGGGTCGGCCCGCTATGCCCAGTGACGTGGCGGATGCCATTGAGAACGCAATCACCGACGACAAAGCGCCCTTCCGTATTCCGGTGGGCAAGGACGCAGTGGAGGTAACATCTGGCAGGACGAAGGCGGGCGATGAGGCATGGGTTAGCATGCTCTGCCGGGACAACTACGACAACTTCGCCGATGGTTGGAAAGATATCGTCGGTGTCGAGTATTACCGGGACTGA